The Paracoccus sp. MC1862 genome includes a window with the following:
- the ccoP gene encoding cytochrome-c oxidase, cbb3-type subunit III, with the protein MTRRVGKNVVEVKSTGHAWDGIEEYDNPLPRWWLWTFYATIIWAVGYVIAYPAVPLVNDFTRGVLGTTQRDDVEAEMRRFDEANAPIETRLASVDLTEITGDPELLNFSNNAGASIFRTYCAQCHGAGAAGNPGYPNLLDNDWLWGGTIEDIHLTLLHGIRSPDDPDTRYSEMPRFGVDGILDDQQIDQVTQYVLSLSDLPHDEPAAADGAVVYEENCVACHMEDGTGDRSQGAPNLADAVWMYNVDGRGDEATIRRVIHDGPFGVMPAWSDRLSESDIRAVATYVHGLGGGE; encoded by the coding sequence ATCACGCGCCGCGTGGGCAAGAACGTCGTCGAGGTCAAGTCCACCGGCCACGCTTGGGACGGGATCGAGGAATACGACAACCCGCTGCCGCGCTGGTGGCTCTGGACCTTCTACGCCACCATCATCTGGGCGGTGGGCTACGTCATCGCCTATCCTGCGGTCCCGCTGGTGAACGACTTCACCCGCGGCGTCCTTGGCACCACCCAGCGCGACGACGTCGAGGCCGAGATGCGCCGCTTCGACGAGGCGAACGCGCCGATCGAGACCCGCCTTGCCTCGGTCGATCTGACCGAGATCACCGGCGACCCCGAATTGCTGAACTTTTCCAACAACGCGGGCGCCTCGATCTTCCGCACCTATTGCGCCCAGTGCCACGGCGCGGGGGCGGCGGGGAACCCCGGCTATCCGAACCTGCTGGACAACGACTGGCTGTGGGGCGGCACCATCGAGGACATCCACCTGACGCTGCTGCACGGCATCCGCAGCCCGGACGATCCCGACACCCGCTATTCGGAAATGCCCCGCTTCGGCGTTGACGGCATCCTCGACGACCAGCAGATCGACCAGGTCACGCAATATGTGCTGTCCCTGTCCGACCTGCCCCATGACGAACCCGCCGCCGCCGATGGCGCCGTGGTCTACGAGGAGAACTGCGTGGCCTGCCACATGGAGGACGGCACCGGCGACCGCAGCCAGGGGGCGCCGAACCTCGCGGATGCGGTGTGGATGTACAACGTGGACGGTCGCGGCGACGAGGCGACCATCCGTCGGGTCATCCACGACGGACCCTTCGGCGTGATGCCCGCCTGGTCGGACCGGCTGAGCGAATCCGACATCCGCGCCGTCGCGACCTATGTCCACGGACTCGGCGGCGGCGAGTGA
- the ccoO gene encoding cytochrome-c oxidase, cbb3-type subunit II, producing the protein MALLDHHKILEKNATLLLVFSFLVVTIGGIVQIAPLFYLENTIEEVEGMRPYTPLELTGRDIYVREGCYVCHSQMIRPMRDEVERYGHYSLAAESMYDHPFQWGSKRTGPDLARVGGRYSDEWHIDHMVDPRSVVPESIMPGYGFLRDRHIDPTYIADRLIADRRVGVPYSEEMVAEARADFLAQADPDLDPSGLEERYPGAQARNFDRQAGVTEMDAIIAYLQVLGTMVDFSTFQPEQHR; encoded by the coding sequence ATGGCACTTCTCGACCACCACAAGATCCTCGAAAAGAACGCGACGCTGCTTCTGGTGTTCTCGTTCCTCGTGGTGACCATCGGCGGCATCGTCCAGATCGCGCCCCTGTTCTACCTGGAAAACACCATCGAGGAGGTGGAGGGGATGCGCCCCTACACCCCCTTGGAACTGACCGGGCGCGACATCTATGTCCGCGAGGGCTGCTATGTCTGCCACAGCCAGATGATCCGCCCGATGCGGGACGAGGTCGAACGCTACGGCCATTACAGCCTTGCCGCGGAATCGATGTATGACCACCCGTTCCAGTGGGGGTCCAAGCGCACCGGGCCGGACCTCGCCCGCGTGGGGGGGCGCTATTCGGACGAATGGCACATCGACCACATGGTGGACCCGCGCTCGGTGGTGCCGGAATCGATCATGCCGGGCTACGGCTTCCTGCGCGACCGGCACATCGACCCGACTTATATCGCGGACCGGCTGATCGCCGACCGCCGCGTGGGCGTGCCCTATTCCGAAGAAATGGTCGCCGAGGCCCGCGCCGATTTCCTTGCGCAGGCGGACCCCGACCTCGACCCTTCGGGGCTGGAGGAGCGCTATCCGGGCGCGCAGGCGCGCAACTTCGACCGGCAGGCGGGCGTGACCGAGATGGACGCGATCATCGCCTATCTGCAGGTTCTCGGCACGATGGTCGATTTCTCGACCTTCCAGCCGGAACAGCACCGCTGA
- the ccoG gene encoding cytochrome c oxidase accessory protein CcoG, with product MSTVEQEPPRLYAAREPIFPRRVRGNFRNLKWVLMALTLGIYYITPWIRWDRGPGMPDQAVLVDLANRRFFFFWIEIWPHEFYFVAGLLIMAGLGLFLFTSVLGRVWCGYFCPQTVWTDLFMMVERRIEGDRNARIRLYEQGWDARKVRLRATKWAAWLLIGLLTGGAWVFYFADAPTLLRDLVTLNAHPVAYITIGIMTATTFFFGGFAREQICIYACPWPRIQGAMMDENTLTVAYREWRGEPRGKIAKGQPTKSDIPPGAKGDCIDCLACVNVCPMGIDIRDGQQLECITCALCIDACDDVMARIGKPRGLIDYMALKDEHAEKTGQEGESLWKHVLRPRPLLYFTLWGAIGVGLIVALFLRAPYDLNVSPVRNPLYVTMSDGSIRNTYELRLRNMQGEEKTFAVGVETAGGEMLPNAQITLEGGRDTVAVPQDQTFEQRVYLTAEPGSALATSGQTPLTMWIEDVDSGRRAAVETVFHGTER from the coding sequence ATGTCCACCGTCGAGCAGGAACCCCCCCGCCTTTACGCGGCGCGCGAGCCGATCTTCCCGCGCCGGGTCAGGGGCAACTTCCGCAATCTCAAGTGGGTGCTGATGGCGTTGACGCTGGGCATCTATTACATCACCCCCTGGATTCGCTGGGACCGGGGGCCCGGGATGCCCGACCAGGCGGTTCTGGTGGATCTGGCCAACCGACGCTTCTTCTTCTTCTGGATTGAGATCTGGCCGCACGAATTCTATTTCGTCGCCGGCCTTCTCATCATGGCGGGGCTTGGGCTGTTCCTGTTCACTTCGGTCCTGGGCCGGGTCTGGTGCGGCTATTTCTGCCCGCAGACCGTCTGGACCGACCTCTTCATGATGGTCGAGCGCCGGATCGAGGGCGACCGCAACGCCCGCATCCGCCTGTATGAGCAGGGCTGGGATGCCCGCAAGGTCCGCCTGCGCGCGACCAAATGGGCGGCCTGGCTGCTGATCGGCCTGCTGACCGGCGGCGCCTGGGTCTTTTACTTCGCCGATGCGCCGACGCTGCTGCGTGACCTCGTGACGCTGAACGCCCATCCTGTCGCCTATATCACCATTGGCATCATGACCGCGACCACCTTCTTCTTCGGCGGCTTCGCGCGCGAACAGATCTGCATCTACGCCTGTCCCTGGCCCCGCATCCAGGGCGCCATGATGGACGAGAACACCCTGACCGTCGCCTATCGCGAATGGCGGGGTGAGCCTCGTGGCAAGATCGCCAAGGGTCAGCCGACCAAGTCCGACATCCCCCCCGGCGCCAAGGGCGACTGCATCGACTGCCTTGCCTGCGTGAACGTCTGCCCCATGGGGATCGACATCCGCGACGGCCAGCAACTGGAATGCATCACCTGCGCGCTGTGCATCGACGCCTGCGACGACGTGATGGCTAGGATCGGCAAGCCGCGCGGGCTGATCGACTACATGGCGCTGAAGGACGAGCATGCCGAGAAGACCGGGCAAGAGGGCGAATCGCTCTGGAAGCACGTCCTGCGTCCGCGTCCGCTGCTGTATTTCACTCTCTGGGGCGCGATCGGCGTCGGGTTGATCGTGGCGCTGTTCCTGCGCGCGCCCTACGACCTGAATGTCTCGCCGGTGCGGAACCCGCTTTACGTCACCATGTCCGACGGCTCGATCCGCAACACCTACGAGCTGCGGCTGCGCAACATGCAGGGCGAAGAAAAGACCTTCGCCGTGGGCGTCGAGACTGCCGGGGGCGAGATGCTGCCAAACGCACAGATCACGCTGGAAGGCGGGCGGGACACGGTGGCGGTGCCGCAGGACCAGACCTTCGAGCAGCGGGTCTACCTGACGGCCGAGCCAGGCTCGGCGCTGGCGACCAGCGGCCAGACCCCTCTGACGATGTGGATCGAGGACGTGGACTCGGGCCGCCGTGCCGCGGTCGAGACGGTCTTCCATGGAACGGAGCGGTAG
- a CDS encoding cbb3-type cytochrome c oxidase subunit 3: MDRYSFLRQFADSWVLLALTLVFIGVVLFVWRPGSRRLHRDAAESIFRNETKPAPEPDEKARVDRKEGE, encoded by the coding sequence ATGGACCGCTATTCCTTCCTGCGCCAGTTCGCCGACAGCTGGGTGCTGCTGGCCCTGACACTGGTGTTCATCGGCGTGGTCCTGTTCGTGTGGCGGCCGGGCTCGCGCCGGCTGCACCGGGACGCCGCCGAAAGCATCTTCCGCAACGAGACGAAACCCGCCCCCGAGCCAGACGAAAAGGCCAGGGTGGACCGCAAGGAGGGCGAGTGA